One Vigna unguiculata cultivar IT97K-499-35 chromosome 7, ASM411807v1, whole genome shotgun sequence genomic region harbors:
- the LOC114192341 gene encoding zinc finger protein ZAT5-like encodes MMKIIKGNRNKRQREPSFANPTSITSTSTNNSIDSATTSTTTTTTPIESIEEEQDMVNCLILLAQGTHNITHKSSTNTRVFRCKTCDKCFPSFQSLGGHRTSHRKPKHYTTHDVEPVTATTSVRDNDLTTSTTLSLKPPSRVNNFTVATRVHRCSTCYAEFSSGQALGGHMRRHRNLVNASSTTSMSCGDDRGGSQECHGDKKPLNWDLNLPAPEEDLGESKFSFQRRENVIVFSSSLVNCNY; translated from the coding sequence ATGATGAAGATCATCAAAGGAAATCGCAACAAGCGTCAAAGGGAACCCTCTTTTGCAAACCCTACTTCAATAACCTCAACCAGCACCAACAATTCCATTGATAGTGCCacaacctccaccaccaccaccaccaccccaaTTGAATCCATAGAAGAAGAACAAGACATGGTGAATTGTCTCATTCTCCTAGCTCAAGGCACACACAACATCACCCACAAAAGCTCCACAAACACTCGAGTCTTCCGCTGCAAGACTTGCGACAAATGCTTCCCTTCGTTCCAGTCGCTTGGAGGACACAGAACCAGCCACAGGAAGCCCAAGCACTACACCACTCATGATGTTGAACCAGTTACTGCTACTACTTCTGTTAGAGATAATGATCTCACTACAAGCACCACTCTCTCCTTGAAACCACCGAGTAGGGTTAATAATTTCACCGTCGCCACCAGAGTTCACCGGTGTTCAACCTGTTACGCTGAATTCTCATCTGGGCAAGCCTTGGGAGGCCACATGAGGCGCCATAGAAATCTTGTGAATGCTTCTTCAACAACTTCCATGAGTTGTGGTGATGATCGTGGTGGTAGCCAAGAATGCCATGGAGACAAGAAACCCTTGAATTGGGACTTGAATCTTCCTGCGCCAGAGGAGGATCTTGGGGAATCCAAGTTTTCGTTTCAGCGAAGAGAAAACGTTATTGTGTTCTCTTCTTCTTTGGTGAATTGCAATTACTGA